The following are from one region of the Chryseobacterium shigense genome:
- a CDS encoding TAT-variant-translocated molybdopterin oxidoreductase has product MASNKIQFRSIHELKDPALNNKLAQKEFQEEIPVEDFLGDAEQNESSTSRRDFLKLLGFSTAAVTLAACEAPVIKTIPYVVKPHDIIPGVPNYYASTYFDGFDFASVLVKTREGRPIKIDPNPAAGDLGKTNARAQASVLSLYDNDKVKQPKLDGKDETFDKVDSFILNGLADANTAGKKIVLLSHSLPSPTFKKLFAEFKAKYPTAELVTYDAYPHSAALDAAQEVFGQRALPVYDLKGSELVVSFQADFLGDYNAASLETSYAAARKPGASMLRHIQVESNMSLTGANADSRYRLKPSAVNKTLVEVYNAIVGGGTSDKTASEIAAELKAKGSKAVVLADGSKGAQVLAHLINQKLGSVAFTGKANFLKEFDKARYQEFLGWVNAGQVGVLIANNVDPIYSHPKGEDFKKALASKKVKCVVAVADKKNEMYKAAHAVIPVANWLESWGDIEPQTGVYSLMQPTIQKIYKSRQIEESLLVWKNGKNNAANNYYDYLKASAASVLGGTSFNKALYNGFTTSSNATSLAYAGGNAAQAVAELGSFKPSELELVLYTKPSMGDGTQANNPWLQELPDPITRMSWDNYLTISPKDAEKFAIDNDLNARMQLDGSIVNLTVNGVTIKDVPVFIQPGQAEGSVGLALGYGKKDSGATADTGVNAYPLFDGSNLTVSGAKIEKTGEDHEFAGIQLQNTLMGRYEIAKEVPLAEFLNVAFDDEHKGWNKPLEYHTISGALPARKIDLWDAFDDTDGPHFNLSIDLNSCTGCGACIIACQAENNVPVVGKQEIRMSRDMYWLRIDRYYSSRQKVEVYEGLKEGMAVPELYGTAFGDGGALNHPADNPDVIFQPVMCQHCNHAPCETVCPVAATSHGKQGQNHMAYNRCIGTRYCANNCPYKVRRFNWFTYNLNDKFDFNMNNDLGRMVLNPDVVVRTRGVMEKCSMCIQETQATILAAKRENRKVTDNEFKNSCACAAACSTGAMTFGDMNDKESEVRELYSSNRRYYLLEEIGTKPNVFYHTKVRNRVEK; this is encoded by the coding sequence ATGGCTTCAAACAAAATACAATTTAGAAGTATTCATGAACTTAAAGATCCGGCTTTGAACAATAAGCTGGCTCAGAAAGAGTTTCAGGAAGAAATTCCGGTAGAAGATTTCCTTGGAGATGCTGAACAGAACGAATCCAGTACTTCAAGAAGAGATTTCCTAAAACTATTAGGATTCTCTACAGCAGCAGTAACATTAGCTGCCTGTGAAGCACCGGTAATCAAAACGATTCCTTATGTGGTAAAACCGCATGACATTATTCCGGGGGTTCCGAATTATTACGCTTCAACATATTTTGACGGATTCGACTTCGCAAGCGTTTTAGTAAAGACCCGTGAAGGAAGACCTATCAAAATAGATCCGAACCCGGCAGCAGGTGATTTAGGAAAAACTAACGCAAGAGCTCAGGCAAGTGTACTTTCTCTTTATGACAATGATAAAGTAAAGCAGCCTAAACTGGACGGAAAAGACGAAACTTTCGACAAAGTAGATAGTTTTATTCTTAACGGTCTGGCAGATGCAAATACAGCAGGTAAAAAGATTGTGCTTTTATCACATTCTTTACCTTCCCCTACTTTCAAAAAGTTATTTGCAGAGTTCAAAGCTAAATATCCGACTGCTGAACTTGTAACATATGACGCCTATCCTCACTCTGCAGCGTTAGATGCAGCTCAGGAAGTATTTGGGCAGAGAGCATTACCGGTTTATGATCTTAAAGGTTCAGAATTGGTAGTTTCTTTCCAGGCTGATTTCTTAGGAGATTACAATGCAGCAAGCTTAGAAACTTCTTATGCAGCAGCAAGAAAGCCTGGAGCAAGCATGTTGAGACACATTCAGGTGGAATCAAACATGTCATTAACAGGTGCTAATGCCGACTCAAGATACAGATTAAAACCAAGTGCAGTAAACAAAACTTTAGTTGAAGTTTACAACGCCATCGTAGGTGGTGGTACTTCAGATAAAACTGCTTCTGAAATTGCAGCCGAACTTAAAGCAAAAGGCAGCAAAGCTGTTGTTTTAGCTGACGGTTCTAAAGGAGCACAGGTTTTAGCACACTTAATCAACCAAAAATTAGGTTCAGTTGCTTTCACAGGTAAAGCAAACTTCCTTAAAGAATTTGATAAAGCAAGATACCAGGAATTCTTAGGATGGGTAAATGCAGGTCAGGTTGGCGTATTGATCGCAAATAACGTAGATCCTATCTACTCTCATCCAAAAGGAGAAGATTTCAAAAAGGCACTGGCATCTAAAAAAGTTAAATGTGTAGTTGCTGTTGCTGACAAGAAAAATGAAATGTACAAAGCAGCACATGCTGTAATTCCAGTTGCTAACTGGCTAGAATCCTGGGGTGATATTGAACCTCAGACTGGAGTATATTCATTAATGCAGCCTACGATCCAGAAAATCTACAAATCAAGACAGATTGAAGAATCCCTATTGGTTTGGAAGAACGGAAAAAACAATGCTGCCAACAATTATTATGACTATCTGAAAGCAAGTGCAGCTTCTGTCTTAGGAGGTACTTCTTTCAACAAAGCTCTATATAACGGATTCACTACTTCAAGCAATGCAACTTCATTGGCATATGCTGGAGGTAATGCAGCTCAGGCTGTTGCTGAATTAGGAAGCTTCAAACCTTCTGAACTGGAGCTGGTATTATACACCAAGCCTTCAATGGGTGACGGTACTCAGGCTAACAATCCTTGGCTTCAGGAATTACCGGACCCTATCACAAGAATGTCTTGGGATAACTATCTGACAATTTCTCCAAAAGACGCAGAGAAGTTTGCAATCGATAACGATCTTAACGCAAGAATGCAGCTGGATGGTTCTATTGTAAACCTTACTGTAAACGGAGTAACAATAAAAGATGTTCCTGTATTCATCCAGCCGGGACAGGCAGAAGGATCTGTAGGTCTTGCGCTTGGATACGGTAAAAAAGATTCAGGAGCTACTGCTGATACCGGAGTAAATGCTTATCCGCTGTTTGACGGTTCCAACTTAACTGTTTCAGGAGCTAAAATTGAAAAAACAGGAGAAGATCACGAATTCGCAGGTATTCAGCTACAAAATACACTAATGGGACGTTATGAAATCGCTAAAGAAGTTCCTTTGGCAGAATTCTTAAACGTTGCATTTGATGATGAGCACAAAGGATGGAACAAGCCTTTGGAATATCACACCATCAGTGGAGCCCTTCCTGCAAGAAAGATCGACCTTTGGGACGCTTTCGATGATACGGACGGACCACACTTCAACCTTTCAATCGACTTGAACTCTTGTACAGGTTGTGGGGCTTGTATCATTGCCTGCCAGGCAGAAAACAACGTTCCGGTTGTAGGTAAACAAGAAATCAGAATGTCCAGAGATATGTATTGGTTAAGAATTGACCGTTACTATTCTTCAAGACAGAAAGTAGAAGTATACGAAGGATTAAAAGAAGGAATGGCTGTACCAGAATTATACGGTACTGCATTCGGAGACGGAGGTGCATTAAACCACCCAGCAGACAATCCGGACGTAATCTTCCAGCCGGTAATGTGCCAGCACTGTAACCACGCTCCATGTGAAACTGTATGTCCTGTAGCGGCTACTTCACACGGTAAACAAGGTCAGAACCACATGGCTTACAACAGATGTATCGGGACAAGATACTGTGCAAACAACTGTCCGTACAAGGTAAGACGTTTCAACTGGTTTACTTATAACCTGAATGATAAGTTCGATTTCAACATGAACAATGATTTAGGAAGAATGGTACTTAACCCTGACGTAGTTGTAAGAACCAGAGGGGTTATGGAGAAATGTTCAATGTGTATCCAGGAAACTCAGGCTACTATTTTAGCAGCTAAGAGAGAGAACAGAAAAGTAACAGATAACGAGTTCAAGAACTCTTGTGCCTGTGCTGCTGCCTGTTCTACCGGAGCAATGACATTCGGAGACATGAATGACAAAGAATCTGAAGTGAGAGAACT
- a CDS encoding c-type cytochrome — MISWRKHYKQTLIAIGLLLSTSASIYGQDGDPKNGEKLFKANCTACHALDKQVIGPPLKGVVERVKTEGGVDKDWLHKWIKDNKALRASGDKYANEIFEKFNKTEMLQFPNLTDKDIDDILAFTTNPPAPEPAKTDDKAAAGAGATSAAPANNTTTSVVIISLIAIAGLLVWILIKLRQLVKLGQSEDLAGLNETRVKSFSEIYEKYHYVGKGLLAVLALLATYGVWNWIMWIGVYKGYKPEQPIYFSHKIHAGEQKIDCQLCHSSAKYGKVSEIPSMNVCMNCHRTISEYNADHYMEPGKDKAFYDGEIQKIYAATGWDPAKQQYTGKTQPVEWTRIHNMPDFVYFNHSQHVVAGEQAIINSFNKKNPNNKIDVVCKACHGKIDTMNVVQMANDFTMGWCIECHRTTEVDMNNGYNKEYFKNLHDKLKKQYPQDGGKITVDAIGGLECGKCHY, encoded by the coding sequence ATGATTAGTTGGAGAAAGCATTATAAACAAACGTTGATCGCGATAGGCTTATTGCTATCAACCAGTGCTTCAATTTACGGGCAAGACGGCGATCCTAAAAACGGCGAAAAACTTTTCAAAGCGAATTGTACTGCATGCCACGCGCTGGACAAACAAGTAATAGGACCTCCTTTGAAAGGGGTTGTAGAACGAGTAAAGACAGAAGGCGGAGTAGACAAAGATTGGCTTCACAAGTGGATCAAAGACAACAAAGCTCTAAGAGCTTCTGGGGACAAATACGCCAATGAGATTTTTGAGAAGTTCAATAAAACTGAAATGCTACAGTTTCCGAATCTTACAGACAAGGATATTGATGACATTTTAGCTTTTACCACTAATCCTCCGGCTCCCGAGCCAGCAAAAACTGATGACAAAGCAGCTGCAGGAGCAGGAGCAACATCAGCAGCACCGGCAAACAACACAACAACTAGCGTTGTAATTATTTCACTTATTGCTATCGCAGGTTTATTAGTTTGGATCTTAATTAAACTGAGACAATTGGTTAAATTAGGCCAGTCTGAAGACTTAGCCGGACTAAACGAAACAAGAGTTAAATCTTTCAGTGAAATTTACGAGAAATACCATTACGTAGGTAAAGGACTATTGGCTGTTCTTGCCCTTCTGGCAACTTATGGAGTTTGGAACTGGATCATGTGGATCGGGGTTTACAAAGGATATAAGCCGGAACAACCAATCTACTTCTCACACAAAATTCACGCTGGAGAGCAGAAAATTGACTGTCAGTTATGTCACTCCAGTGCCAAATACGGAAAAGTATCTGAAATTCCATCAATGAATGTTTGTATGAACTGTCACAGAACCATTTCTGAGTACAATGCAGACCACTACATGGAGCCAGGAAAAGATAAAGCATTCTACGACGGTGAAATCCAGAAGATCTATGCTGCTACAGGCTGGGATCCTGCAAAACAGCAGTACACTGGAAAAACACAGCCTGTTGAATGGACCAGAATCCACAATATGCCGGACTTCGTGTACTTCAACCACTCTCAGCACGTAGTAGCAGGTGAGCAGGCAATCATCAATTCTTTCAACAAAAAGAATCCTAACAACAAAATTGATGTTGTATGTAAAGCTTGTCACGGAAAAATTGATACAATGAATGTTGTTCAGATGGCTAATGACTTCACTATGGGATGGTGTATCGAGTGCCACAGAACTACTGAGGTTGATATGAACAACGGTTATAATAAAGAATACTTCAAGAATCTACATGACAAGTTGAAAAAACAATATCCTCAGGATGGCGGTAAGATCACTGTAGATGCAATTGGAGGTCTTGAGTGTGGTAAATGTCATTATTAA
- a CDS encoding SPOR domain-containing protein, producing the protein MRNLIKIFSILSLFGFYSVEAQQVVKKDTLSGTELVMTMDPKVSAALEGIEGKCSRTTANNPVRDNNTDSGIVSAPRPPKIYVPSRELTNAEICRKNPRILGFKIQITTVKSNEEANEVKAYFRKRFPNLKVETDASLRPNYKILAGSYFTKQSAAADLSRIREYFKSAIAVQYRIFCSEAK; encoded by the coding sequence ATGAGAAATTTAATCAAAATATTTTCAATATTATCTTTATTTGGGTTTTATAGTGTTGAGGCCCAGCAGGTTGTTAAGAAGGATACTTTATCCGGAACGGAGTTGGTAATGACCATGGACCCCAAAGTAAGTGCTGCTTTGGAGGGAATCGAAGGTAAATGTTCCAGAACAACTGCGAATAATCCTGTAAGAGACAATAATACAGACAGCGGAATTGTTAGTGCTCCCAGGCCACCGAAGATTTATGTTCCGAGCAGAGAGCTTACCAATGCAGAGATCTGCCGTAAGAATCCAAGAATTTTAGGGTTTAAGATTCAGATTACAACGGTGAAAAGTAATGAGGAGGCTAATGAGGTGAAAGCTTATTTCAGAAAAAGGTTCCCTAACCTGAAAGTGGAAACGGATGCTTCTTTAAGACCTAATTACAAAATTTTGGCAGGAAGTTATTTTACAAAACAAAGTGCGGCTGCAGATTTATCAAGAATCAGAGAATATTTTAAATCAGCAATTGCTGTACAGTATAGAATTTTCTGTTCTGAAGCAAAGTAA